The following coding sequences lie in one Streptomyces albofaciens JCM 4342 genomic window:
- a CDS encoding lantibiotic dehydratase C-terminal domain-containing protein — protein MTAHPALPPVEGLPATDERWLAVYVFYTGNPRPLLTTCVKPLFAELRTAGLVEEYFFLNYWLEGPHVRVRFRLADQADRATREEVVSRAEEAIAAFLRRRPSLYEVKSDFYVGLYNTLFDLEFTPEQRTQYLGEDGRMRLRKNNSFHWAPYEPEYDKYGGGVGVRTAEWHFTHSTDLVLEAMSVMNLHMRSVLLGYAGQLMMVMCSVFLDDDAETVRFLERYRDFWHSSFESTDLVSGSDFDRGYPAMAAAVAQRYAVISSAVRSGEGEGLPGSLGTWARHCAELRDRIAGHARAGELVFPSWDRTRRVTVTDPAEALERLLPAYLHMTNNRLHITLTDEAYLGHVLSRAIAETATAAEGAV, from the coding sequence ATGACGGCACATCCAGCGCTCCCGCCCGTCGAGGGGCTGCCGGCCACGGACGAGAGGTGGCTCGCGGTGTACGTCTTCTACACCGGCAACCCGCGTCCCCTGCTGACCACCTGCGTCAAGCCGCTCTTCGCCGAGCTGCGGACAGCCGGCCTGGTCGAGGAGTACTTCTTTCTCAACTACTGGCTGGAGGGCCCGCACGTGCGGGTGCGCTTCCGCCTCGCCGACCAGGCCGACCGGGCCACCCGCGAGGAGGTCGTCTCCCGGGCCGAGGAAGCCATCGCCGCGTTCCTGCGCCGCCGTCCCTCCCTGTACGAGGTGAAGTCGGACTTCTACGTCGGCCTCTACAACACCCTTTTCGACCTTGAGTTCACGCCCGAGCAGCGCACGCAGTACCTCGGCGAGGACGGCCGGATGCGCCTGCGGAAGAACAACTCCTTCCACTGGGCGCCGTACGAGCCGGAGTACGACAAGTACGGCGGCGGCGTCGGCGTCCGGACCGCCGAGTGGCACTTCACGCACTCCACCGACTTGGTGCTCGAAGCCATGAGTGTGATGAACCTGCACATGCGCAGCGTCCTGCTCGGATACGCCGGTCAGCTGATGATGGTGATGTGCTCGGTGTTCCTCGACGACGACGCCGAGACCGTCCGGTTCCTGGAGCGGTACCGGGATTTCTGGCACAGCTCCTTCGAGAGCACCGACCTGGTCTCCGGCTCCGACTTCGACCGGGGCTACCCGGCCATGGCCGCCGCGGTGGCGCAGCGGTACGCCGTCATCAGCTCCGCCGTGCGCTCCGGCGAGGGCGAGGGGCTGCCCGGTTCGCTCGGCACCTGGGCCCGGCACTGTGCCGAACTCCGGGACCGGATCGCCGGCCACGCGCGCGCCGGTGAGCTGGTCTTCCCGTCCTGGGACCGCACCCGGCGGGTTACCGTCACCGACCCGGCCGAGGCGCTGGAGCGGCTGCTGCCGGCGTATCTGCACATGACGAACAACCGGCTGCACATCACGCTGACCGACGAGGCGTACCTCGGCCATGTACTGTCCCGCGCCATCGCGGAGACCGCCACGGCGGCGGAAGGCGCGGTGTGA
- a CDS encoding lantibiotic dehydratase: protein MTADLHAGPTAQAGPAEGSTLGPRFMARIGGLPYDAVAGLRQPRSAAWAGQVLDLQDRLRAEGARLSDALHALVGATEDEHFRRQLLNTRRKVFTGVLPRDGEEVADRVGGELGTDLRRWLRLHQELRELLAEPVVDEELTSARSHLVELAGQPRLRQGLLLASAVLDEQLGSYLTAGSGPLNKKQRRIERSLLEYVYRSACKTSPFSAFTGIAVGEFRSGGPRGFALAADERWTDHTQLNIAVLDRLGELVTADERLRGDLPVTLVSGWTSDTDRIRYVRRTVTAGDDSVTASFDAVSETMFFLRHTGGLDELIALFADGTALRYRELLARFAERLGAPAEDCERFLATLLRLGLLSVPALAVDLHSPDPVLAFADSVRGIGAPWAARLADGLAQVSDLVRAYRGADLGERRRLLAEVRRTLGVLHADLGAGHATLPPTLVYEDTRAAAAVVPLDRAEFEQRVGGSLASLSRIMPAFDLALPHRLTLRGFFLTRYGRGGTCSDLLGLVSDFQEDIYDHYLRVSASRVPFAADGSYVPADNWLEQPEITAVDAARQLFAERMCALWEQQGDRAEIVLDDSFVDAVADRLRALAPDFRPEAHFLQLSGAEDGPAAVLNRSWGGLSFPFSRFTHGFADLGLAGRLRDWQRTACPRDAVFAEVTGGTARSNLNLHARLTDYEIVCPGEHSTAPAEARIPLDDLVLSHDPDSDRLVLRSRSLGREVIPVYLGYLVPAALPEVARTLLLLSPSAMVTIDPWGGVPQGPRTDDGVSTRPRVRHGSVVLSRRSWSVPVTALPVRRPGEGCGEWFVRWQRWRRRHGMDAQVFVTLRLRAPEGEDVAVPRRQKPHYLDFDSVLSLRLFEHLLTDEVASVTVTEMFPDASGLHTTSQAGSHITEIVMETFTTPPARRPYPSEER, encoded by the coding sequence TCGGCCCGCGCTTCATGGCGCGGATCGGCGGCCTGCCCTACGACGCCGTCGCCGGGCTGCGCCAGCCGCGCTCGGCGGCCTGGGCCGGACAGGTCCTCGACCTGCAGGACCGCCTGCGCGCCGAAGGGGCGCGGCTGAGCGACGCGCTGCACGCGCTGGTCGGCGCCACCGAGGACGAACACTTCCGGCGGCAGCTGCTCAACACCCGCCGCAAGGTGTTCACGGGCGTGCTGCCGCGCGACGGCGAGGAGGTGGCCGACCGGGTCGGCGGCGAGCTGGGCACCGACCTGCGCCGCTGGCTGCGCCTCCACCAAGAGCTGCGTGAGCTGCTCGCCGAGCCGGTCGTGGACGAGGAACTCACCTCGGCCCGGTCCCACCTGGTCGAACTGGCCGGGCAGCCGCGGCTGCGTCAGGGCCTGCTGCTGGCCTCCGCCGTCCTGGACGAACAGCTCGGTTCCTATCTGACGGCCGGGTCCGGCCCGCTCAACAAGAAGCAGCGGCGCATCGAACGCTCGCTGCTGGAGTACGTCTACCGCAGCGCCTGCAAGACCAGCCCGTTCAGCGCGTTCACCGGCATCGCCGTCGGCGAGTTCCGCAGCGGCGGCCCGCGGGGTTTCGCGCTCGCGGCCGACGAGCGATGGACCGACCACACCCAGCTGAACATCGCCGTCCTCGACCGGCTCGGTGAACTGGTCACGGCCGACGAGCGGCTGCGGGGCGACCTGCCGGTCACCCTGGTCAGCGGCTGGACCAGCGACACCGACCGGATCCGTTACGTGCGGCGCACGGTCACCGCAGGGGACGACAGCGTCACCGCGAGCTTCGACGCCGTCAGCGAGACCATGTTCTTCCTGCGGCACACCGGCGGGCTCGACGAGCTGATCGCCCTCTTCGCCGACGGCACTGCGCTGCGCTACCGGGAGCTGCTGGCCCGCTTCGCCGAGCGCCTCGGCGCCCCCGCCGAGGACTGCGAGCGCTTCCTGGCCACCCTGCTGCGGCTCGGCCTGCTCTCGGTGCCCGCGCTCGCCGTCGATCTGCACAGCCCGGACCCGGTGCTGGCCTTCGCCGACTCGGTCCGCGGTATCGGCGCCCCCTGGGCCGCACGGCTCGCGGACGGGCTTGCCCAGGTCAGCGATCTGGTGCGCGCCTACCGCGGCGCGGACCTCGGCGAGCGGCGCCGGCTGCTCGCCGAGGTCCGCCGCACGCTCGGGGTGCTCCACGCGGACCTGGGGGCCGGTCACGCCACGTTGCCGCCGACCCTGGTGTACGAGGACACCCGGGCCGCGGCCGCCGTAGTGCCGCTGGACCGGGCGGAGTTCGAGCAGCGCGTCGGTGGATCGCTGGCCTCCCTGTCACGGATCATGCCCGCGTTCGACCTGGCCCTGCCACACCGGCTCACCCTGCGTGGCTTCTTCCTGACCCGCTACGGCCGCGGCGGCACCTGCTCCGATCTGCTCGGCCTGGTCAGCGACTTCCAGGAGGACATCTACGACCACTACCTGCGGGTGTCGGCGTCCCGGGTCCCGTTCGCCGCGGACGGCTCCTACGTACCGGCGGACAACTGGCTGGAGCAACCGGAGATCACCGCGGTCGACGCGGCCCGGCAGCTGTTCGCCGAGCGCATGTGCGCGCTGTGGGAGCAGCAGGGCGACCGCGCGGAGATCGTGCTCGACGACTCCTTCGTCGACGCGGTCGCCGACCGGCTGCGTGCACTGGCACCCGATTTCCGGCCCGAGGCCCACTTCCTGCAGCTGTCCGGGGCCGAGGACGGTCCGGCCGCTGTGCTCAACCGGTCCTGGGGCGGATTGTCGTTCCCCTTCTCCCGGTTCACCCATGGCTTCGCCGACCTCGGCCTGGCCGGGCGCCTGCGCGACTGGCAGCGCACGGCCTGCCCACGGGACGCGGTTTTCGCGGAGGTCACCGGCGGTACCGCCCGGTCCAACCTCAACCTGCACGCGCGGCTGACCGACTACGAGATCGTCTGCCCGGGCGAGCACAGCACCGCGCCGGCCGAGGCCCGCATCCCGCTGGACGACCTGGTCCTCTCCCACGACCCGGACTCCGACCGGCTCGTGCTGCGCTCGCGCTCCCTCGGCCGCGAGGTGATCCCGGTCTACCTCGGCTACCTGGTGCCCGCGGCGCTGCCCGAGGTGGCCCGCACGCTGCTGCTGCTCTCGCCGTCCGCGATGGTCACCATCGACCCGTGGGGCGGGGTCCCCCAGGGCCCGCGCACCGACGACGGTGTGAGCACCCGGCCCCGGGTGCGCCACGGCTCGGTCGTCCTCAGCCGGCGCAGCTGGTCGGTACCCGTCACCGCCCTGCCGGTGCGCCGGCCCGGTGAGGGGTGCGGAGAGTGGTTCGTACGCTGGCAGCGGTGGCGGCGCCGGCACGGCATGGACGCCCAGGTGTTCGTCACCCTGCGGCTGCGGGCACCGGAGGGCGAGGACGTGGCCGTGCCCCGGCGGCAGAAGCCCCACTACCTGGACTTCGACAGCGTGCTGTCCCTTCGGCTCTTCGAGCATCTGCTGACCGACGAGGTGGCCTCGGTGACCGTCACCGAGATGTTCCCGGACGCTTCCGGCCTGCACACCACCTCGCAGGCCGGATCGCACATCACGGAGATCGTGATGGAGACCTTCACCACCCCGCCCGCGCGGCGGCCGTACCCCAGCGAGGAACGATGA